From a single Leopardus geoffroyi isolate Oge1 chromosome E1, O.geoffroyi_Oge1_pat1.0, whole genome shotgun sequence genomic region:
- the LYRM9 gene encoding LYR motif-containing protein 9 isoform X1, with protein sequence MHEWGPRVWKMAPLPGAELVQRPLQLYRYLLRCCRQLPTKGIQEHYRHAVRQSFRVHSDEDSPERIQQIIKRAIEDADWIMNKYKKQN encoded by the exons GGACCGAGGGTCTGGAAGATGGCCCCGCTCCCAGGGGCAGAGCTGGTCCAGAGGCCACTGCAGCTCTACCGATACCTGCTGCGCTGTTGCCGACAGCTGCCCACCAAGGGCATCCAGGAGCATTACAGACATGCGGTCAGGCAG AGTTTCCGGGTTCATTCAGATGAAGACAGTCCTGAGAGAATCCAGCAGATTATTAAGAGAGCCATTGAAGATGCTGACTGGATCATGAACAAA tataaaaaacaaaactga
- the LYRM9 gene encoding LYR motif-containing protein 9 isoform X2, with amino-acid sequence MAPLPGAELVQRPLQLYRYLLRCCRQLPTKGIQEHYRHAVRQSFRVHSDEDSPERIQQIIKRAIEDADWIMNKYKKQN; translated from the exons ATGGCCCCGCTCCCAGGGGCAGAGCTGGTCCAGAGGCCACTGCAGCTCTACCGATACCTGCTGCGCTGTTGCCGACAGCTGCCCACCAAGGGCATCCAGGAGCATTACAGACATGCGGTCAGGCAG AGTTTCCGGGTTCATTCAGATGAAGACAGTCCTGAGAGAATCCAGCAGATTATTAAGAGAGCCATTGAAGATGCTGACTGGATCATGAACAAA tataaaaaacaaaactga